The segment AATAATAGCCTCTTTAAATATCTTTCTCCGTCATAATCAATTACACATTCTTTTTTATTCAATAATTCTATTTCCATGCAATAATCAGGGTTTACCACTATTATGTCTCCGTCATTATAATATGGTTCCATTGATTCGCCTTTCACTATTGTACAAAAAGAATTCTTGCTTATTTTGTTATTTAGCTTAGGCAATACTATTTCTTTTACTTCTTCATCAAAATTTATATAACCTTTCCCCGCACTGGCAAATCCGTATATAGGTAAAATCATCGAATTTTCGTCCTTTGGAATTTCGTTCATAGTAGTTTCATCATCTATAAAATCTAGTTTTTTATGGAATTCTAATACATTTTTTCTATATAATTTCGCTAGACTCTTTAAATAAAATGGATTAATATTTTTTCTTAAACCATTCTCTATTCTTGATAAATCTGACTTCGATATTCCTGTATCAATCTCTACTTTGTTAGTGCTATATCCTAATTTTTCACGTATTCCTCTGATATATTCTCCAAACTCTTTCGCTTTTTTTTCATTAATCTTAAATTCTTGCATGTTTCCTCCTTATTACATTCTACCATATTTTTGTTGCCAATCGAC is part of the Sebaldella sp. S0638 genome and harbors:
- a CDS encoding XRE family transcriptional regulator, translating into MQEFKINEKKAKEFGEYIRGIREKLGYSTNKVEIDTGISKSDLSRIENGLRKNINPFYLKSLAKLYRKNVLEFHKKLDFIDDETTMNEIPKDENSMILPIYGFASAGKGYINFDEEVKEIVLPKLNNKISKNSFCTIVKGESMEPYYNDGDIIVVNPDYCMEIELLNKKECVIDYDGERYLKRLLFDNGDLILRSYNEAYKDITVPNERLNEVSCCGVVTMVLDMRV